GCTGTCGCTGGACGTCCCGGACACGGACGACGAGTCCCCGGCGGTGGCGGACACGCTCGGCTCGGAGGACGAGGCGCTGGAGAGCGTCGAGTACCGCGAGTCGCTGAAGCCTCTGCTGGAGGATCTGCCGCCGCGCGAGAAGCGGATTCTGCTGCTGCGTTTCTTCGGCAACATGACGCAGTCGCAGATCGCTCAGGAGGTCGGCATCTCCCAGATGCACGTCTCGCGGCTGCTGGCGCGGACGCTGGCGCAGCTGCGCGAGAAGCTGCTCGTCGAGGAGTGACGGCTCCTCGGTCGCCGGACGCACTCATTTCGAGCCCGTACGGCGACCGAGGACGACCCGCCCACGGACTACTACGCGCTGTCCCGGCCCCGGATGCCAAGTGCTTCGGTGGTCGTCGGGTTGACCAGCAGGACCAGCGCCGTCACGGCGACCACCGCGAGCGCGATCCCGGCCGGGATGAGCGGGCCGCTGGAGCGCAGCAGCGTCCAGGCGACGGGCAGCGCCATGATCTGGGTGACGAGCGCGGGGCCGCGGCTCCAGCCGCGGCGCAGCAGCAGTCCGCGTGCGGCGAGCAGCGGGATGACGGCGAGGGCGATGAGGGTGATGCCGCCCATCTCGGCCTGCTGCGGGCTGTCGGGCCGCCCGAGGAGACCCATCACGAGCATGTACACGCCGCCGACGACGAGCGCGAGGGCTTCGAGGCCCGCGCAGGCCGCCGCCGCGGTCAGTCGCCCTGGGCGCGGGCTCGGGTCGGGGGTGTTCCGCTCACTGCTGCTCACCCCAGCAGGGTAGCGGCCGGCTCCCGGTGACCGGCGGGCCCCCGGAGGGGGCGGGGCCCGCCCGGGGAGGGGGCAGGTGTCCCTGGCCGGTAATCTCCTCCGTATGCGCGCACTCCTTGTGGTCAATCCGGCAGCAACCACCACCAGTGCCCGCACACGCGACGTACTCATCCACGCGCTCGCCAGCGAGATGAAGCTGGAGGCGGTGACGACCGAGTACCGGGGGCATGCCCGGGATCTGGGACGGCGCGCGGCAGACTCCGAGGACATCGAGCTGGTCGTCGCGCTCGGCGGCGACGGCACGGTCAACGAGGTCGTCAACGGCCTTCTGCACGGCGGCCCGGACCCCGACCGGCTGCCACGACTGGCCGTCGTACCCGGTGGTTCGACGAATGTCTTCGCCCGTGCGCTCGGGCTTCCGAATGACGCCGTCGAGGCGACCGGCGCCATTCTGGACGCGCTGAGTAACCGGAGCGAACGCACTGTCGGTCTGGGACTGGCGGCCGGCACTCCGGGTACGGACGACGAATCGGTTCCCGCACGCTGGTTCACTTTCTGCGCGGGGCTGGGATTCGACGCCGGAGTGGTCGGCCGGGTCGAACAACACCGGGAGCGCGGTAAGCGATCGACGCACGCGCTCTATGTACGCCAAGTGGTACGGCAGTTCATCGACGAGCCCCATCGCCGGCGCGGCATGATCACCCTTGAGCGCCCCGGCGAGAAGCCGGTCACGGACCTCGTGCTGTCCATAGTCTGTAACACGGCCCCCTATTCCTACCTGGGCAATCGTCCGCTGTACGCGTCGCCGGGCGCCTCGTTCGACACCGCCCTGGACGTGCTCGGACTGAGCAGGCTGTCGACTCCGGCGGTGGCTCGTTATGCGACGCAGTTGCTCAATTCGACCCCCGATCGGGGCCCGCACGGCAGGCACGCGGTTTCGCTGCACGACCTGACCGACTTCACCTTGCATTCGAAGGTCCCACTGCCCTTCCAGATGGACGGCGACCACCTGGGACTGCGAACTAGTGTGACGTTCACAGGCGTACGCCGTGCACTGCGTGTGATTGTGTGAGTGGAAGTGGGGAAAGTCCTTTCACTCGAACGTTTAGGCTGGCATCCACCCCATGGAAGTACGGCTGTGACCGAGTCGACACCGAGGAATCAAAAAAAACTTTCCTGAAGGGGTTGTATCCGCAGCCGAGGTTTGCGAATCTCTACATGGCGCTCGGGACGGCCCGCAACACCGGCCTCCGCTGAGCGCCAGAACCCCCTCCTCAAACCAGGACCACACCAGTTCATCTGGGAGTCGGCCCTTCCCTTGTCGGGGGATTCGTGAAAGCGTTCACATTCACAAGCAATCCGCACGTAACACCAAGAGAGGTAGCAGCCATGGACTGGCGTCACAACGCCGTTTGCCGCGAGGAAGACCCGGAGCTCTTCTTCCCCATCGGCAACACCGGTCCTGCGCTGCTGCAGATCGAGGAAGCCAAGGCCGTCTGCCGTCGCTGCCCCGTCATGGAGCAGTGCCTGCAGTGGGCGCTCGAGTCCGGTCAGGACTCGGGTGTCTGGGGTGGCCTCAGCGAGGACGAGCGCCGCGCGATGAAGCGTCGTGCCGCTCGCAACCGGGCGCGTAACGCGACCGCCTGAGCCCCCGCCACAGATCTTGAGCACGGCGGCGCGTACAGCGTGTACGCATAACCCCGCCCCCGAACCGCAGCGCGCAGTACCCCCCGATGCGCAAACGTCATAGAGCTTGAGGCCGAGCCCCGGACCGTCACCACGGTCCGGGGCTCGTTGCTGTGCCGGCCACGGTGAGAATGCTGTGAAGAACGGTCGGCCGGGGCGGGCCGCACGGCCCGAAGGACGGGCGGCCTCCGGCTACTTGTTCGGCTCGACCGGGATGTCGAGGATCACCCGAGTGCCCCGTTCCTGGCCGGGAAGCATGTCGAAACCGCCGCCCAACTCCCCTTCCACCAGGGTCCGTACGATCTGCAGACCCAGATTGCCGGCCCGTCTGGGATCGAAGCCCTCGGGCAGTCCGCGCCCGTCGTCCTGGACGGTGATCAGCAGCCGGGCGTCCGAACGGCCGTCGGCGGCGGGGCGTTTGGGTGAGGTGCCGCCGCTTCGGACGGCGTGCACCTCGACCGTGCCGCGCTCCCCCGTCGCGAAGGCGTGCTCCAGCGCGTTCTGCAGGATCTCGGTGAGGACCATGGACAGGGGCGTCGCCACCTCCGCGTCCAGAATCCCGAACCGGCCCGTCCGGCGGACCGTCTTGCCGGGTGAGATCTCCGACACCATCGCGAGCACCCGGTCGGCGATCTCGTCGAACTCGACGCGTTCGTCCAGATTCTGAGAAAGCGTCTCATGGACGATCGCGATGGAACCGACCCTGCGCACCGCCTCGTTGAGGGCTTCGCGGCCCTGCTCCGAGTCCATCCGGCGTGCCTGGAGCCTGAGCAGCGCGGCGACCGTCTGGAGGTTGTTCTTCACCCGGTGGTGAATCTCCCGGATCGTGGCGTCCTTCGTTATCAACTCACGCTCACGGCGCCGCAGTTCGGTGACGTCACGGAGCAGGATCAGCGAGCCGATCCGGGTGCCCTTGGGCTTGAGCGGGATGGCCCGCAGCTGGATGACGCCGACGCTGCTCTCGATCTCGGTCTCGCGCGGGGCGTATCCGCTGGCCAGTTTGACCATGGCCTCGTCCACCGGGCCGCGCGCCGGGGCCAGTTCGTCGGTCGTCTGTCCGAGGTGGTGTCCCACCAGGTCGGACGCGAGTCCCAGCCGGTGATACGCGGAGAGGGCGTTGGGGCTCGCGTACTGGACGACGCCGTCGACATCGAGCCGGATCAGACCGTCGCCGACGCGTGGCGAGGCGTCCATGTCGACCTGCTGGCCGGGGAAGGGAAACGATCCGGCGGCGATCATCTGCGCGAGGTCGGAGGCGGACTGGAGGTAGGTCAGCTCCAGCCGGCTGGGAGTGCGGACCGTGAGCAGGTTGGTGTTGCGCGCGATCACGCCGAGCACGCGGCCGTCGCGGCGTACGGGGATGGACTCGACCCGTACCGGGACCTCCTCACGCCACTCCGGGTCCCCCTCCCGCACGATCCGGCCCTCGTCCAGCGCGGCGTCCAGGAGCGGTCTGCGGCCCCGGGGGACGAGATGGCCGACCATGTCGTCCTGGTAGGACGTGGGGCCCGTGTTGGGCCGCATCTGGGCCACTGAGACGTAGCGGGCGCCGTCGCGGGTGGGGACCCACAGGACGAGGTCCGCGAAGGACAGGTCGGAGAGCAGCTGCCACTCCGAGACCAGCAGATGGAGCCATTCGAGGTCGGACTCGGTGAGGGCGGTGTGCTGGCGTACGAGGTCGTTCATGGAGGGCACACAGGGGAGCGTACCCGCGAGGTGAACCGGGACGGTCGGTGCGACGTGGTGGGAGGTGGGGCCGGAAAATGCCCCCTCCGATCCATGGACATATGAGAATGGTCTAGTCCACAATGCTTGGGTAAAGCTTCCGCCCTCCCCGCACAGGAGGACGGAACGAGGTAACCGGCGCTCTCTGCCCTGACTGCGTCGATACCTCCTCACGGCCCTCGCGGCCGTAGCAACTCCGGGCTGCGGTGCCGGAC
This window of the Streptomyces niveus genome carries:
- a CDS encoding PAS domain-containing sensor histidine kinase, with translation MNDLVRQHTALTESDLEWLHLLVSEWQLLSDLSFADLVLWVPTRDGARYVSVAQMRPNTGPTSYQDDMVGHLVPRGRRPLLDAALDEGRIVREGDPEWREEVPVRVESIPVRRDGRVLGVIARNTNLLTVRTPSRLELTYLQSASDLAQMIAAGSFPFPGQQVDMDASPRVGDGLIRLDVDGVVQYASPNALSAYHRLGLASDLVGHHLGQTTDELAPARGPVDEAMVKLASGYAPRETEIESSVGVIQLRAIPLKPKGTRIGSLILLRDVTELRRRERELITKDATIREIHHRVKNNLQTVAALLRLQARRMDSEQGREALNEAVRRVGSIAIVHETLSQNLDERVEFDEIADRVLAMVSEISPGKTVRRTGRFGILDAEVATPLSMVLTEILQNALEHAFATGERGTVEVHAVRSGGTSPKRPAADGRSDARLLITVQDDGRGLPEGFDPRRAGNLGLQIVRTLVEGELGGGFDMLPGQERGTRVILDIPVEPNK
- a CDS encoding diacylglycerol/lipid kinase family protein; this encodes MRALLVVNPAATTTSARTRDVLIHALASEMKLEAVTTEYRGHARDLGRRAADSEDIELVVALGGDGTVNEVVNGLLHGGPDPDRLPRLAVVPGGSTNVFARALGLPNDAVEATGAILDALSNRSERTVGLGLAAGTPGTDDESVPARWFTFCAGLGFDAGVVGRVEQHRERGKRSTHALYVRQVVRQFIDEPHRRRGMITLERPGEKPVTDLVLSIVCNTAPYSYLGNRPLYASPGASFDTALDVLGLSRLSTPAVARYATQLLNSTPDRGPHGRHAVSLHDLTDFTLHSKVPLPFQMDGDHLGLRTSVTFTGVRRALRVIV
- a CDS encoding WhiB family transcriptional regulator, with amino-acid sequence MDWRHNAVCREEDPELFFPIGNTGPALLQIEEAKAVCRRCPVMEQCLQWALESGQDSGVWGGLSEDERRAMKRRAARNRARNATA